The following coding sequences lie in one Silene latifolia isolate original U9 population chromosome 5, ASM4854445v1, whole genome shotgun sequence genomic window:
- the LOC141655338 gene encoding uncharacterized protein LOC141655338, translated as MALSDCSWSWKKIVLIMSIFKQAYVSNNWLNSSKEYSVKAGYDWLRGSHPKVDWSYVCWNHLNLPKSSFICWEYMHKRLPTRDRLLRIGCPIHLVCSTCCQPSETHSHLVYECPYVIECFKLLHCRLYICLRVQELVHWFSTVRRLSKFQKRFIGACHVALIYWIWRIRNEAKMNVVVRRPEALVSQVLHDIKARVLALNTAPLLSRDQAWFQNL; from the coding sequence ATGGCTCTTTCTGATTGTAGTTGGTCTTGGAAGAAGATAGTTCTTATTATGTCCATTTTCAAGCAAGCCTATGTTAGCAACAATTGGTTAAATTCTTCTAAAGAGTACTCTGTTAAAGCTGGATATGACTGGCTTAGAGGTTCACATCCTAAGGTAGATTGGAGCTATGTTTGTTGGAATCATCTTAATCTGCCAAAGTCATCTTTTATCTGCTGGGAATATATGCATAAACGTTTGCCCACAAGAGATAGACTGCTCAGGATAGGTTGTCCTATTCATCTAGTGTGTTCTACTTGCTGCCAACCTTCTGAGACCCATTCTCATCTGGTGTATGAATGTCCCTATGTAATAGAATGTTTTAAACTCCTTCACTGCAGGTTGTACATTTGTCTCAGAGTGCAGGAGCTTGTTCACTGGTTTTCTACTGTAAGAAGGCTTTCTAAATTTCAGAAGAGGTTTATTGGTGCGTGTCATGTGGCCCTTATCTATTGGATTTGGAGAATTAGGAATGAAGCTAAGATGAATGTTGTTGTGAGGAGGCCTGAAGCGCTTGTTTCACAAGTCCTTCATGATATTAAAGCTAGAGTTTTAGCTCTTAACACTGCTCCCCTCCTCTCTAGAGACCAAGCATGGTTCCAAAACTTGTAA